The window cCCTTAGTCTTTTGGCGGCGCTAGATGTCCAGCACCGTCAATGTATTATGACTCTATGCTACAAATCTATGAAAAAATGTGTTCTTATTGTTTACATTACAGTATGTTTTATTTACAGTTACGTTTCAGCCTCTCGTCAAAGCATCGGATTAAACTGAATTGGCGATAGGAGGAGTCAATCTCCGCCTTctgtaaaaatccaaaatgaagGTCAAGTGGGACGCGACAGTTATCGCTGGCCCGGTGGTCTCTCGATGACGCCACGGTAAGATTAGAATAGCTCTTGGAAGAAGTAGAACGGAAGGGAAGTGACCCATATTTCTTTGCCAATCAAGGGTGATTAAAAGCGAGGGACCCATAACCACTAGTCTGGAGACGAAGATGGCCGCCCCTATGTCGTACGGTGGAGACTTGCCGACCTCGACTGTCAACCGCTTGGTGGTCTTCTGATGACCGAAGCCATCCTGCGAAATGGGAGGAGCTTCAGACTTGACCGCTTGGTGCGTAGGTCAGTTTCTCAAGTTCACCCAATATTTTGTTATTAGAAAAAGTGCAAATAACATCAACAAATACTTTTCTGAGCCTTTACAGaccaagtatttattttttggtcatttagaTGTCTAGTGGCATCTGGCAGCCAttcttcccagtttaaataaatatcaaGTCTATTGCAATGACCTCATACAAAATAACCAGTTAATgtttctgtatttatttaaatattttaaatttaaattcgtttttgttattatttacaattataaaaggtcaaataattatttttgattgattaaaaaaataattttatatcaATTACTAATTGATAAATATACCAATCTACTGTCAAAAGCCTGCCTAATGTTGGTTGTTTACCTTTGCAAATTGATGTGACAAATTAGCCCTCTAGATGTCGCTACTGACACTATTACACGGTTTGGtgagagaaaaagaagaaatggtccatgttgttgttgtcagtTCTAAAAGTACACGGTATTCGCTAaagtggcattttttaaaagaactaaTTCCGCATTCGAACGAATGACACCACGCATTCGCCGGTCGGCCGCCCTCGTTGAACTCTTGTTAAGTGAGCGTCAATGAGTGACAACGTGATCGCCAATCGTGGAGAAAATCGCTATCCCCTCCGTGTCGTCTGACTGCTGCGGCGGACTCGGCAACATCGATTACTCCAAGGTCAATTATAACTATTACACGCGTTGTTTGCAGTTTTAATGTTCAGTTGATCAGAAAGGGGAGAAAATGCTCCGCCATGACGTTTCATGGCCTCTTTCAATTACATGTTGGATGTCTTTACAGCCGGAAACCAGTCGGTGCAATCTGCcttgtcaaaataaaacagcacaTTTCTTCCAACAGTACGTTAAGTAGTAAACAGAGTGTAAAATAACATGACTGCAAAGTCTATCTTTTTTattcaacatttaaaatgtccagctgctttttgttattttacatgGTTGAGTGGGAAATTATTGGCAATATTCAATCATATATAGCATTTCTGGACTGGCTTTGAATGCCCATGTCAGAGTTGTGCTAAGTATTTACCTGATGTCTTGCAGATGGACTTGAAGGTGTTGGAAGAAGTCTCAAAGCACGTCAACCTTAAGGACGGACACTTCCACATTGCCGTCTGCGCAATCATTTTCAACCCACTTTTCTGGAATGTGGTAAGTAGGCCacacattgattcattttgcagtcaaatTCATTCCATGGaaatgcatatctttggaaatTGATACACTATGCCCCTACAATCCCAACACCGCTATATTCCCCCCTCAATGATAATTCCAGGATTCACTCAAGTCAATAGATTCCTAGAAAGAGACATAGTACAGAGTGTCCAACAAGTTCCCATACATTCCAGATATATTTCGTTCCCAAAAAATCCCCCGACATGCCATTATGTATCCTAATGGAGTACTTAATGCCAACGACATGTTCTGAACAGATGCCTTGAAAATGGATTAGGAAGTGAAAcctagcatttttttctttgtatttgacATTTGTTCTAATCTCCCCACACCCATAACCCTTTAAAAAGTATACCAATGACCAAATGTAATCTTATTTTAAGCGTTTGGGGGCTTCCATAGTTTTTCTTCCCTTGTTGTCGCCCGTGGAGAAGAGCTTGGCGTCATATTAATGGTCACCCGATCTTCCACCTGCATATGAAATTTCTCGGTCATCGGGGCTACAACGCCAGGTGACCTAAATCCGCAGGTACAAGCTGATGGGTTCACTCCGTACCAGCCGCTTTAAAACAAATCCATAGGGGGAACATCTGCAACTCAAGTCCTGCAGTACATTTACTCCAAATACTCATCTTTTAGGCGATTACGTCGTGTTCTTTGGTCCATGTGCCCTTCTGGAAGTGGCCGcctttgaatattcagggctttcttTAATTGAGGAAGATTTGAGAAGCGGGCATGTGATCAATGTTTTTTGCAGCCGGCACATATTCTTCATTCGCTCGTGAATATTTTGGAGGCCGTGTGCTTGccttcatttttcaaaaaatgaacaGACCAGAGTCTAATATTAACCAGgccttttgttttgtattttttcctacAGGCATCCATTTTCTGCgggtacataaaaaaaatcaagctcaGACTTGATTGAATTTGTCTCTTTTGATTGACATGGCTAGATTGAAGACTAAAGCCGTGCCTGGTATGGTTAGCCGCCATTAGCAAAAGCCGGCGGGAGTGTTTTCTTTGGCCAAATTGACCATGGTGCCGAACATTTCGCTATGCACGTGGTTAATTTCACGCATGGACTTTTGCATATCTTTCTATTTTCCCCCTCCCGTCCGTCAAGCACGGGATTAGTGACGCGTTGGCTGGCCCGCCAAAATGTACTTTTGCGGCCCCCCGGGTGGAAGTTAATATGACTAACAGCGGCGGTGCCGTCTATCAGACGACTTTCCAAAGGATGCCGGCGTATTGTTGTGTCGGCGTTATCACTCTTCATCAACAATGTCACAATAGAATCGTGAGTCTTGTTGATAGGCCGGCGTCGAGCCAAGGCACACTCTGCCTTTCAAAGTCTCTTTCCGCTTGCTCCTCTTGTCTTGGGCTATTCTCTTCCTTTAATGCTCCTCTCGCCAACAGATagaaagaaaaaggagaaagcCAACAACGTGTTGCCCGGGCAACGTCTTTCTGGCTTCCAGGGTCCGGCCGTCTACGCACATCATCACAGCCCACAGAAGCTTATTTAGAGTTTGGCCGCTACGCCTTCAATAGAATGGCTATTTTATTCACGTTTTTTAACCCATGTCTCGTGTCGGGACAATCATTTCAACATAAGATTAGATGCCGTTGCATGTGTTAAAATGTTGGTAGCGACATGTTGTTTTCTTGATTAGACCAtgacccttttttaaaaaagaatatgtCCATACAAAGTATTATGCCACTTCCATAAATGGCTAAATGTGAGGAAACGCTATGCTAATAATTAGCAATTGAAGCAAGGTCCAGTTTTGCAAGCGACATGCTGACTTACAATGAagcttttgtgtgatttttgtcTTTAGGTGGCAAGATGGGAGCACCGTACTCGCAAACTGTCCAAGATGTTGGGAAGCCCCTACACGGCTTGCTACTTCCTTGGATTCATCATCCTTCTCCTCAACGTGTGTCGCAGTCACAGGTACAACACAACATAGCCTACATTTCTTAAATCTTACTCACACGGACCAAAAATGCAACCAATATCGAGGGCCCCCAACTCCAAATTCCAAAGTAGAATGTCTCCACAccacctggattcgaacccgggaccccagaactgtaagcccgacgcgctaaccactccgaATCACCATCAtaaaagggggggaaataaAATGATAGAGAGAAATGGCGTGTACAGGCCGCCGAGTAGTTAATGCTTTCTCTCTTGGGCAATTTGTGTTGCTTAGGAACAGTACGACTTGTACCAGGCACCAAGCAACAGGCAACAGAAATATAGCCAACCAGAGAGCACCAAATGGACTCAACAAGCGTAGCAGCTTTTTGGGGAACAGACAACACTGCCTCATGTCGCCATTGACCCCTTGTGATATAACAAATGCACTCAATTCACGCTTAATAATGTTCCAAACTCTGGACTATAAGTTTCCATCATTATGATGACGAATGCATACAGGcacttgcctttttttgtcatgttaagCCATAGCCGGAAGGGAAAAACGTTGTTAGTCCCGTCTTTGGCCATCGCAAAGCCAGCGGTTTGTAAGCGTAACTTTCTTTGGACGCGGCCCGGCGGGCCTCCTTTCTGACCGACTTGGCACGGCGAAGCGCCTCATCTCTTGGCAATTTCTTCCTAAGAAAGCCATAAAGAGCGGCGACGAAGACATCCTAACCCACTTTCTTGTCATTAACCCTAGAGCCAGTTGCTATTTGGGCCCACTTTTCTCCGCCGCCTTTCTCCAATTGGGCGTCTGCTTTGGAAGCCCCGCTGAGAAAAATGCGGGTGCTCCCCAtgctccctccccctcccttcaGATTTGATATCCTAGCAAACTTTGTCGCATCGCTGGAAACCCTCCAAAACGGCAAAGTTGTCTTTCAGTGATAATGCCGCTCCAAATTGGGTTAAACGCTGACATTTTGCCcgtaaaaatgagcaaaatagcCCCTTTAGACTAAAAATATCTTGTACTATATCTACTACTATTATGCCTCACGTGCCTTTGGCCATTTTTCAAATGATGATCATTCaataggctttttttcgccgTTTCTAAATGGCTCAACCGTCAATCCGTTGGGTTTTTCGGAAATGAGACGCGCCTGGAATTGTCCAGCCGTGGCTGCTGAGGCTTAAAATAACACGCCACGGTTTCTCTCCCCTTTCCAGTGTGGCCGTGGCCATGAAGACGCAAGCCCGCTGGGACGTACTGGACAGGTCGGAGGTCTTCCAGGCGGGAGTCGTCCTTCTGGCGTTTGGCTCCGTGTTGGTGGTCAGCAGCTTCGTGGCGTTGGGATTCACCGGAACCTTCCTTGGTAAGTCCAAAGCTAGCTAACAAAGTGCTAACGTCGTAGTCACGGACGTCAAACGTGTCCGTGTTGGCCTTGATGGACGCCGGCGAGAAATCAGGTGACCCTTTTCCCTCTTGCGCAATCACGCCAAACATTTTTGACGCAAGAAAACGCTCCCAAAATTGGGTTAACTCATTGTTATGCCACCGTCGCCCTTTTTTCACTCAAGACTTGAATTTAAAAGCAAATAAGCAATTGCCTCCAGCCAGTAGGGGGTCTCGCTGATTATGCGTCAACCCAATCGTTATATAAGTTGGACATTAGCCCCGTCTTTTGACaggaaaataagattttttttgtccactttCTATTTCGTGTTTGTTGTTTGCGGCTCAAAAGTGGCACATTTTTTACTCGACGTTAAGGGGGGGTTGTTGACGTCGGCAcgtattttatacaaaacagaaaaaactaGGAGAGCGTATGGACCACAAGACGTCCTCGCGGTGGAACATTGCGTTCTGCAAAGTTAAATAGCTCACAAATGATGATTTTAATCTTTCATCATACATTAATCCCTGGAATAGGACAGTCAATGTAGACCacacatggccgtgataatcgaaaaatggCCAACAACGGGTCATCTTTattatcatctttttttctttgtccttGTAGAAAGAGTTGCTTCCGCTTACAAGTTTCAGCCTGGATTTTCACGtttattcacttaaaaaaaattttttaaaaataatttgaaaatcgCAAAGCCATTAGTGAAGACGTGTTAATCGAGGGATTACCATACTTGACATGAGTCGACATTTCAAAGGATAAATGTTAGCATTTTTGCAGCTTTTAATGCTTCTGAACAATGTCtaaaagggacatttttttttaacctttactACTTTTGCAGGAGACTACTTTGGAATCTTGAAAGAGGAGAAGGTGACGGGCTTTCCGTTCAACCTGACGGACAACCCCATGTATTGGGGCAGCACCGCCAACTACCTGGGATTGGCTCTCATGTAATTATCCTTACTCTCACttattttcctcatttattttaaagcCTGATGACAGTTaagatttaaaaaggcaatctTCCCCATGATTAACCTGAAAAGAAATTGCAGCTAAAATGGCAGTCAGTCGGCCCTCCACCCAATTTCCCCCCAACTTCTTCTTTtggtaatataataaataaaatcctcAAATGTGGCATTGGTCCAGTCCCGACCAATCACGCGCTCTCCTTGCGCTACCAAAACAAAGAAGTGAGCCAAGAATGTAGTGAAAAGCCTCCTTGTTTGCTCTCCTCTGGTGTCAGCAAAGGTGATTTCATCTTCTTGTTTTGCTCCACTTATGCAAGCATCTTTTCACTTTGGGCTGAATCCCACATCAATTTGCCTAGGCACATCTATTCCCGTTTTTCTTGCTgaaaaagcttctttttttttttccccccctggaCGCCGCGCTCGCTGGCCCTTCTCCAAAGTGCGATAGCAtcataaaaacaatgtcacCACAAACCCAAAACACACTTGTGGCTTCACATATGTGCaaatttgtgatttttgtgCCCGAGCGGCTTGCTTTGGTGAccgcgctttaaaaaaaaaagaactcttCATTTTTACGTGACGGCCTTCTCCTCCGAACGAGTCCGGCCGTGAATTCAATAGATTCCTATTTTTATGTCGCCCCTTTCAAGCGTGCTGATGTTCTTTTGCTCGCACTTCATTTGGCATGGCCACTGTGTCTCAgtgtgaagatttttttttcttttttgatttgtttggattggattggattggattcgTCTTGGCATAACATTGCGGCAGTGGGTCACCCTTTGAACAGGGGAATAAGTAGGTCATGTGTGGCTCTTTCATTCAATTTGCCAGCGCACACTTGGAGAAAGATGGCGCGTTACATCAGCCCACACTCACATTTAGGTGGCCTTTCGAATACCAatacaacacaaacacaataGACTTGACTTTATTGCATCCGGGTCCATGGCATCGTTGGAATGGATTATTCGTCCGGAAATTTgggaaatttggttgtcacagtagcaagagggtgagaatacagacacagacaaaagacattttagacataaatatccAGGAGGCCACGTAGGCTAGCCTTAGCAATTGTtcccattgttttttgaacagcACAAGTCTGACCCAAATGGTAATGTGGTCTCGTTTTGAAGTACTGACCTCTCTCTGTCTATCTTTTTGTGTCCGAGCAGAGGCGCCAGTCCAACTGGTCTGGTCCTGAGCGCCCTGGTGGCCTTGGTCTACAAGCTGGCCATTGGATTTGAAGGGTAAGTCATCCACCAATCAATGCACAAGTACGTTTTGGCCTTACACCACAAATATGATGGACTCGTACTGTATGGATGTTTagtatgtaaaatatgtttgattAGACTTTTCTTCTTGATTTTGGATGCTCACTTGAATTAAAGTCTTCTTTCTTGTCCCGCCGTGTTTTTTGGGACCGCACTTGAAGACCTTTCACCGAGCGCATCTATCGAGAGAGGACGGCCAAACGTGAATGACGGAACCCCGCGTGGAAGACGCCATTTCAGCGGGAGATTGGCCACCATTTTTAGCCACAACGTATCCTTTCCCTcgatattttcccttttttttcttccatttcaagTCCATacccaatttaaaaatgaagctagacgtcaatggcggccaattcGTGGCAAATTTAGCCAGCAACTGGAAAAATGATGGAGGGTTTACAATGACAATTGGCTGAAGGTCAAGTCGGACTCGGGGAGGGTGGGACAAGGGGAGCATCTGCATGACCCATCAGTGTGGGTCATCGCGACCAGTCGCTCACTACGCACGCCGTGACCCGCAAATCTCATTTCCTTCTGGTGATTAATTGagtagtatttcatttttttccccttcttggGACTGTTATTGGGACTCAAGGGTGTCCAAACGTTTTCCTCCCGAAAAATCCATGGATGTCATATTCAAGCGTTTCCACTTTCCTTTGTGAAATACACGTCATTTTATTataaaacaaagcatttttGATCCATGTGGAATTCTACGCTCGCCACATTCCATTTGGACTTGAGAATTGGGATTGGCGATATTTTCCATGCAATATTGCATCTTAAGGAATTGATCCcctgtcttatttttttaatgatgaggTTTTTAGGCTTTTACTTTCCAGTGCCATTTGATTATTCCCCCCAAAGTCACCCATTACTTCATGTATATATCTCAGTAcatcatgaaaataaatatatgtcaCGTTGGTGTCCAACATGACTTCCTCCCACAGTTcactaaatcttttttttttagccaaaagtAGCCCCAAAGGATTTCCAGGACAAATGCCAGTTGTAGACAGACTAAACAGTAAAATGTTAAAGAAACAATTACCAGCGAATTAAGTAATCCAATACTTACAAACGCCAAGCTATCTATCTGCTGTGGGTTGTGCTTTTAGTGCCCTCGTTTGGCCATACTTGGAACTGCAGGAATTGTTCCTCGTTTACTGGCCATTATTTTAGACACAgtttattaaaaacaataaagtaTGTACCACTTGATTCTCATAGTTTTTCTCCGTCATCCATGTAGCTGTCCCACGTTAAAATAAGATAAAGCTTCTCAGATGGctgaaatgtaaaaacaaaaccgCCTATTAAGAATAAATGAGGGGCTATGGAAAAGAGTATGCAGTAATGTGGTGTTAGAATAAGAAGAATCCATATGGGGagctaaaaagataaaaatgtctttttcctgAAACAAATCAATCTTGTGAGCTGATTGGCTTTGCGCCCATTCAATTTCCCAGCGCCTTTTTCTCTCTGACTTTGTTCCACTGACTTTTCTGGAATGGAGAGAGATGCACTAGTGGGAGGGGAGTTTATTTTCTCTGACGTCCGCAGGACTGGCTGAGGAGGGGGCTGGAGGGGCCTGGAGGGGAGGGGGCTCCACCCTCCCTGGCGCTTAAATAGGCTGCGAAGCCACAGAGCTGTCACTACCCAAAGCAGCTCTTTAGACGCTCacgggagagagagacagaaaaagcgcctcctcctcctcctctgctcTCCAAAAGCCGCTCACTTGCTCTCTTAAAGCGCCTGGTCGACTCTGCAAAAGCCGTCTCGCCTCTAAAAAGTCCGTCCTCGGCTTCTCCGGACCCCCCTCCAAGCAGACATGATCAAGAAAATGTCCCCCTCGGAGAAGGACTTCCACATCCCGGCCAAGAACTGCTACAGGATGGTGATCCTGGGCTCCACCAAAGTGGGCAAAACGGCCATCGTGTCCCGCTTCCTCACCGGGAGGTTCGACGAGCAGTACACGCCCACCATCGAGGACTTTCACCGCAAACTCTACAGCATCCGGGGGAACGTTTACCAGCTGGACATCCTGGACACTTCGGGGAACCATCCCTTCCCGGCAATGCGGAGGCTCTCCATCCTGACCGGTACGTACCAAACGGAACCACCTCGCTCCCTGGGTCGCTTACAAATGAAATATAACCGGTCCCTCCTCCCTTTTTTGCAGGCGACGTATTCATCCTGGTCTTTAGCCTGGACAACCGAGACTCCTTTCTGGAAGTCCAACGTCTCAAGCGGCTAATCTACGAGACCAAATCGTGCCTGAAGAGCAAAACCAAAGAGAACCTGGACGTGCCCCTGGTCATCTGCGGCAACAAGGGCGACCGCGAGGGCGCCCGCCAAGTGCAGCGCTCGGAGATCGAGCAGCTGGTGGACGGTGGCGACGGCGACGAAAAGTGCGCCTACTTCCAGATCTCGGCCAAACGCAACGACAACGTGGACCGCATGTTCCGGGCGCTCTTCGGCCTGGCCAAGCTACCCCGCGAGATGAGCCCCGACCTGCACAGGAAGTTGTCGCTACAGCACTGCCACGTGTTGCGCCGCAAGTCCTTCAAGAAGGCCAAGCAGGAGGCCCAGGCCGAGGCCTACGGCATGGTCACGCCGTACGCACGGCGCCCCAGCGTGCACAGCGACCTGATGTACATCAAGGAAAAAGCCgtgggcggtggcggcggcggcggcggcgcaggGCAGGCCAAAGACAAGGAAAGGTGCGTCATCAGCTAAAAGGCCGGCGTTTGGACACCGGGAAAAGTGGCGAGGCCCTCCGACGCCTCTTAATGGAACCTGCCGACGTGCGTTGCCGTCGCCGTGGAGACGCTGTGATTCCTCCACGACCgcctgaccaaaaaaaaaacattccaagaATGTTGCCTTGTGGTGGTGTACTCTGTGCGCAATCTGCGTTAAAGACAAAAGGGCGCTGGACCATGCTCTCGTTTACATCCGTGTTTTATAATACCCGTTTGTGTTTCGATGTGATTTTGCAATCCGTGCTCTTTTTATGCACTATTTATTGTGACTGTCCCTTTTTTGCAAGTGAAAACTGATctgattaaaagaaaatcaattcTGAAACTTTTGTCTCTCTGGTGTCATTttgagaaaacacacaaaagttaGTTTCAGGGTTTATGTACAAAATGCAACCGTTTTATAGCAAATCTACAACCTGAAAAAACaggtttgatatttttttacatttggactggtttggataactttattgatcccaaaatttgggaaatttggttgtcacagtagcCAGAGGGTgcgaatacagacacagaaaatacatttcagacataaatagatgtgtatgcattttcctttttatgtCCCTCATGGTTTTCCTTCCCTCGTGTGATcaggtgtgtgtattttgtaatcaagctcgtgtgtgtttgtcagtcgTTGTCTGCGTTACTCCGTGTTCCAAGtcccctctttttttattttgttattaaattCTCAGTCTTTGTTATTATTCTTGCCACCCCACCTGCGTTAagtaagtattatttttttgttggagcACCCCCTCCCGTTTGCATCCTTCTACCTTCTTCCCTGCTGGACGCCTCACGTACGTACGTAACGAaagttatccatttctattatTATCTTGCTTTCTGATTCATGAGGCAAAATAAATGCCCTGGGGAAAAAAGTGACATAATTTCCCCTCCTTTCTTTGCCACTTCTTCTACATGAATTGCTTCTAAGTAAGAGCTTTTCTGGATCCATTTTCATTGAatgtgtcatcatcatcatcatcatcatctctgCACCACATTTCAATGTTATCactcatcttttttaaatattaacaaaagGACTACACAACCCCCGAAGCATTACCGTTACGTGACAAGACAACAAGTACATTAACAATGCTTAAAAGCAAAGAGCAATGAAATATGTCCCGGTGCTCGTTAGAAAACGACGGGTggatgtcatatttttttctttttaatcttcAGATTGTTACACAACGCAAGTATAATTGTCTTTCTCCTTATACAAAAGATGGGCTCCCTAAATTGGCAAGATGAAGCGAGTCCAGGTCAAGCACTGGTTTTAATCTGTAATGTATTTACGTGGCTTCTGATATAACCCGCGTACGGCCGCCCGCCTGATTACACGCTGATGTAATAACAGACGTATCCTC is drawn from Stigmatopora nigra isolate UIUO_SnigA chromosome 18, RoL_Snig_1.1, whole genome shotgun sequence and contains these coding sequences:
- the LOC144211400 gene encoding dexamethasone-induced Ras-related protein 1-like isoform X1 — its product is MIKKMSPSEKDFHIPAKNCYRMVILGSTKVGKTAIVSRFLTGRFDEQYTPTIEDFHRKLYSIRGNVYQLDILDTSGNHPFPAMRRLSILTGDVFILVFSLDNRDSFLEVQRLKRLIYETKSCLKSKTKENLDVPLVICGNKGDREGARQVQRSEIEQLVDGGDGDEKCAYFQISAKRNDNVDRMFRALFGLAKLPREMSPDLHRKLSLQHCHVLRRKSFKKAKQEAQAEAYGMVTPYARRPSVHSDLMYIKEKAVGGGGGGGGAGQAKDKERCVIS
- the LOC144211400 gene encoding uncharacterized protein LOC144211400 isoform X2, whose protein sequence is MIKKMSPSEKDFHIPAKNCYRMVILGSTKVGKTAIVSRFLTGRFDEQYTPTIEDFHRKLYSIRGNVYQLDILDTSGNHPFPAMRRLSILTGTRHQIVPEEQNQREPGRAPGHLRQQGRPRGRPPSAALGDRAAGGRWRRRRKVRLLPDLGQTQRQRGPHVPGALRPGQATPRDEPRPAQEVVATALPRVAPQVLQEGQAGGPGRGLRHGHAVRTAPQRAQRPDVHQGKSRGRWRRRRRRRAGQRQGKVRHQLKGRRLDTGKSGEALRRLLMEPADVRCRRRGDAVIPPRPPDQKKNIPRMLPCGGVLCAQSALKTKGRWTMLSFTSVFYNTRLCFDVILQSVLFLCTIYCDCPFFASEN
- the pemt gene encoding LOW QUALITY PROTEIN: phosphatidylethanolamine N-methyltransferase (The sequence of the model RefSeq protein was modified relative to this genomic sequence to represent the inferred CDS: deleted 1 base in 1 codon), which produces MSDNVIANRGENRYPLVSSDCCGGLGNIDYSKMDLKVLEEVSKHVNLKDGHFHIAVCAIIFNPLFWNVVARWEHRTRKLSKMLGSPYTACYFLGFIILLLNVCRSHSVAVAMKTQARWDVLDRSEVFQAGVVLLAFGSVLVVSSFVALGFTGTFLGDYFGILKEEKVTGFPFNLTDNPMYWGSTANYLGLALIGASPTGLVLSALVALVYKLAIGFEGPFTERIYRERTAKRE